TTCAGAAGGATGATTACATTCTTGTCACGGCAGCAGCAGGTGGTGTCGGTTTGATACTTGTGCAATTGCTCAGTAAGCTCAAAAAAGCGCATGTCGTTGCAGTTGCTTCATCTGATGACAAGTTagcaaaagcaaaagaCAATGGAGCTGAATATTTGCTGAATTCGTCAAAACTTTCATATGACGAAATTGCAGATGAAGTTCTCAAGCTCACAAACGGTAATGGTGTTCAGTGTGTTTTTGATTCCATTGGTAAGGATGCAATTGATATGTCTATCAAAGTTGCTGCTAAGAAGGGTACCATTGTTAACTATGGTATTGCATCTGGTGAgattgaatcttttgaaatcagCAGGTTGCAGGCtaaaaatatcaagctCGTCAAGCCAAATTTATTCACTTATATCGAAGAACAACCAGTTTTTGACCATTACACTAAATCTTTATTTGGTTTAATTGACTCTAAATTGTTAAACGTTGACATTTCCAAGGTGTACCCATTGAAGGATTACAAAGAAGCCGCAATTGCAATGGAAGCCAGAAAAACAACAGGTAAATTGGTCCTCCAAATACCTCAATAATGCTATACATTGATTGAATGCGCTGTGAGGAAAGCTAGAGGTAGATAAAAGTCCCCAATAACTGAATTCATTACTATATACTATGACTATGCTTATACTATAAGTAGCTTCTTTACGTTGAATCTTTTCGACTACACTATTTCGAGCAGATATTGTTATAACATAgataataattttttttctgcgGATAGCTGATTGGGTAAGAATCACTCATAATTGTAACAGTCTCGGTAtgttccttttttttacaatGGTGAACGTATAAAGGAGGTTTAGAGAACAAAACCTAGCATATATTGGATTAATGATAGACAACAAGTTGTGGTTTATTATGTTTTAGTCGCCAGTAAAGCTTAAGAAAAGATACATATATCGCCTTATTTAAATTATACTTGCCCCGCTTGCACCTGTTGCGTTCTTTACGGATCAACCAATGTATGTTGAAGCGGTTTTCTTATTGGTGATTGTTGAGGACCGTTTTCTTTAAACAAACCCGAGTGCAGCTTGTTGCAGAAAAATCTCTGAGGTGTGTGAAGAGAAGCCCCAAAATGTACATTCTATTCCTCAATTAGGCGGGTAACAGACAGAAACCGCCTAATGTTTTCCAACAGCATGGTACCACATACAcatttttggaaatattgGATTAAAAGGTATCCAGTTAACTCTCACAACTTTTTTTGGGTTAATAAAATGGTGTATACAGAAAGTAAAAATTAGGCAGTATTACAACAATGCCTGAACCATAAAAACATTCACTTATGATTGTTTATTCTTCTAGTTGAAACTTCCCACAGTAGCATCGTGACagtttcaaaatgaaacaaGCAAACTGTTTAGATGTGAGCAGAGTTTGACTCTAAAATACTCTCTTTATTCTTAATCAATTGCAGAATATAAGCTTCATTTTGACTTGATAAAAGCCAAACATTTTGGCCAAAAGTTGGACACTTGTCAATTATTATAGTCGTACTAACTCACTATTAATGAGAAATTTACCAGATCTCTACTTAATTTTCCCACTTATTCTGAACGACCCCACAGATTTGTTGGATTACGTAAACACAGCTGTTTCCCATACCAAAAAAGCTACGCAAAAATATTACCAAACCTCTTTACCCAATATGGCAAGATGACACCAGATTAGACCCTTTGCTGGTAAGAATTACCTCTTGTTGTTACCTCCCCCCAGTGCTGAATAGTGATGGCTTTGACCAAGTTTTTCTAGAATGTTCCTTTGACTGTTTGAAGGTTGAAATAGGCGTGGATAATTTTCAGATAATAAGTTGCGGGATCAGTCGTTACGCAGGGCTGTAGCAGAAGTTTTTAGATGGAGTTCTCCCTAATTAGGCAACTAGTCTTATCTGCCCTTGGAAATTAACATCTCCGCCATGAAAACGACAGCTTTCCAATTAGTAATCTTTTTGGTGTACTAGTATCCCCTTTCAACCTTGCTGCAATTGTATTACTCACTATTTTTAGCAACATACTAAGGGGGCTTTAACTATTAGTAATACCAAAATAAACGTATTTGCCAAATTAACTTGCTTGAAAGGCAAATACGTTTCTAGGTTAACCATGTTGTTCTGAACAGGGAGTTTTCACAAACCACTCCGGATTGTGAACATAAATTGGATGTCGAGTTTTTCCACAAAATTCTTTTCCTTTCGATTACTACCATCGTGCTTTATATAAAGCACAGTTTATTCTCCCTTCTATCATTTGGAATATGACCAAACGTATCAATAACCAACTCTGACAGAACATGCTTGCGGTTACTAAGAAAACTAtaaatttcttttcttggGGAAGAAATTTGGTTCCATTAGAAAAACGTAATATTTATGTTGCATATGGAATAGCCTTAGTTGGTGTTACCCTAGATAATATGAACAGTGCAGCTATAATCATCTTGCAACAAGAcctagaaaaaaaattcaatacAAACTCCTCGGTTGCTTCATGGGTCTTATCATCCTATGCTTTAACTCTTGGTTCTTTCATAATGGTAACTGGAAAAATTGCCGATATAATTGGACCCGATACTGTCTATTTGGTTGGATTGGGAATCATTTGGATTACCTCTCTGATCTGTGCCTTGCTCCCAcattcatcaataattcCATTGATTGTTTTCAGGGCTATTCAGGGTATAGGAGCCTCTTCACTTCTACCCTCTGTTTTGTCTTTAATGGCTAACTATTTTACAGGTCCTAAGCTCAAGCATTTGCAGACAGCTATTTCTGCCTTATTTGTCGCATTGACATCAATTTTTAGTATTGGATTGATTCTGGGCGGTGTCTTTTCACTTACTAGTTTGGGATATAGGGCCTATTTCTGGTTCACCTTTTCATTGGCATTGTTTTGCGATATTTCcttattctttttgattattCCAGTGAGAAAAACCAAGGCACATAActctttgaatataaaaaaCTTCAATTACATTTCAGCAAgtttggttgttgttggtgtcCTTCTGATTATTCTTGGTTTAACGGAAGGCGCCGAAGGTTGGAGGCATGCAAAAGCAATTTTGCCTTTGATAGTTGGGCTTTTTACCATAGTCTTTGCTCTGttttttgatggtttttatttgaagcGGTATCAGGAAAAACACTctaacaaagaaaaatcatcagATTGGAGACTACAAATTGACCTGTTGTTTCCACCAGAACTCATTAAAATCCCTAATGTTGCTATTTTCTTAATCTGTTGCAGTCTTTATTACGCAGTGATGCTTATGGTCATGGTTACTGCTGTTATGTTTTATCAAGACATTGAGCACAACTCATCAATTATAACTGCATTGAAGGTCTCACCCTTAGGTTTTGGTTTAGCATTTGGTGCAGCTATTTACAGGCCATGGATGTACGAGAAGTTTAAGGGAAAT
The window above is part of the Pichia kudriavzevii chromosome 1, complete sequence genome. Proteins encoded here:
- a CDS encoding uncharacterized protein (PKUD0A03400; Pfam Domains: ADH_zinc_N(1.7e-33)|ADH_N(6.3e-18)); protein product: MTSTIPEKQSVIIFEETGGPEVLKYKTDYPVPSISDDEILVKNKYSGINFIEYYFREGVYPISLPHIPGSEASGEVVAVGRNIKDYKVGDKIAYLGFDNFAQFTKVNPTYVHVVNLGGDATDEQLKLYAAVLAQGLTGVVFIKDAYDVQKDDYILVTAAAGGVGLILVQLLSKLKKAHVVAVASSDDKLAKAKDNGAEYLLNSSKLSYDEIADEVLKLTNGNGVQCVFDSIGKDAIDMSIKVAAKKGTIVNYGIASGEIESFEISRLQAKNIKLVKPNLFTYIEEQPVFDHYTKSLFGLIDSKLLNVDISKVYPLKDYKEAAIAMEARKTTGKLVLQIPQ
- a CDS encoding uncharacterized protein (PKUD0A03410; Pfam Domains: MFS_1(1.5e-34)); this translates as MLAVTKKTINFFSWGRNLVPLEKRNIYVAYGIALVGVTLDNMNSAAIIILQQDLEKKFNTNSSVASWVLSSYALTLGSFIMVTGKIADIIGPDTVYLVGLGIIWITSLICALLPHSSIIPLIVFRAIQGIGASSLLPSVLSLMANYFTGPKLKHLQTAISALFVALTSIFSIGLILGGVFSLTSLGYRAYFWFTFSLALFCDISLFFLIIPVRKTKAHNSLNIKNFNYISASLVVVGVLLIILGLTEGAEGWRHAKAILPLIVGLFTIVFALFFDGFYLKRYQEKHSNKEKSSDWRLQIDLLFPPELIKIPNVAIFLICCSLYYAVMLMVMVTAVMFYQDIEHNSSIITALKVSPLGFGLAFGAAIYRPWMYEKFKGNKLFVYSGALTLGGLIWFSRIHYGTSNSFWKYGFISLFMWGYGCNMFFNIYMKIVVDFTPLHLQGVVNGIFQTVSQVFLSIGNALVPSIIGDVVVAYSSEEKNHLQSRLKIILYVAMAFNALILVLCCFVKTVRQVDREAIEKNIDQETIKSSTDEEKGSEQEIGSSSSESSLSCEKDYCESK